The following coding sequences are from one Verrucosispora sp. WMMD573 window:
- a CDS encoding carbohydrate ABC transporter permease encodes MKRKFDARWVLHLLLGLGGLIMIVPFVWMILTSLKSRADIATYPPQLLPTEWVWSNYQAALDYAPFGTYFRNSLLIAIGHTVINLMLATMAGYALARVPFRGRTVVFMAVLAMMMIPTYTKIVPQYLIAKGMPFFGGNDYLGRGGYGWLDSWWVLIIPGALTPFAIFLFRQFYLSLPRELEEAARIDGMGEFGIFARVMTPLVKPAIATVALVTFENSWNNFLWPLLVTTRDDLRVIQVGLAAFQQAERTEWSYLMAGSTLATVPMIVLFLFAQRYFVQGFATAGIK; translated from the coding sequence ATGAAGCGTAAGTTCGACGCCCGTTGGGTGCTGCATCTGCTGCTCGGCCTCGGCGGGCTCATCATGATCGTGCCGTTCGTCTGGATGATTCTGACGTCGCTCAAGAGCCGCGCCGACATCGCCACCTACCCACCGCAGCTGCTACCCACCGAATGGGTGTGGAGCAACTACCAGGCCGCGCTGGACTACGCCCCGTTCGGGACGTACTTCCGCAACAGCCTGTTGATCGCCATCGGCCACACGGTGATCAATCTGATGTTGGCGACGATGGCCGGCTACGCGCTGGCCCGGGTTCCGTTCCGGGGCCGGACCGTGGTGTTCATGGCCGTCCTGGCGATGATGATGATCCCCACCTACACGAAGATCGTCCCGCAGTACCTGATCGCCAAGGGAATGCCGTTCTTCGGCGGCAATGACTACCTCGGGCGGGGCGGCTACGGCTGGCTCGACTCGTGGTGGGTCCTGATCATCCCAGGGGCGCTGACCCCGTTCGCGATCTTCCTGTTCCGGCAGTTCTACCTGTCGCTGCCACGGGAGTTGGAGGAAGCGGCCCGCATCGACGGGATGGGCGAGTTCGGGATCTTCGCCCGGGTGATGACCCCGCTGGTGAAACCCGCGATCGCCACCGTCGCCCTGGTCACCTTCGAGAACAGCTGGAACAACTTCCTCTGGCCGCTGCTGGTCACCACCCGCGACGACCTGCGGGTCATCCAGGTCGGTCTGGCCGCCTTTCAGCAGGCCGAGCGGACCGAATGGTCCTACCTGATGGCCGGCTCGACACTGGCCACCGTGCCGATGATCGTGCTGTTCCTGTTCGCCCAGCGCTACTTCGTGCAGGGCTTCGCCACTGCCGGAATCAAGTAA
- a CDS encoding sugar kinase has protein sequence MTLTIRPAAECRFDLISLGEVMLRLDPGEGRVRTARTFRVWEGGGEYNVARGLRRCFGLRTAVVTALADNEVGRLVEDLMLQGGVDTSLIHWVPYDGIGRTVRNGLNFTERGHGVRGAVGTSDRGHTAASQLQPDQIDWDHLFGTLGVRWLHTGGIYAGLSEIAAETAAVAMAAARRHGTIISYDLNYRPSLWRDVGGQDRARHVNQRLARMVDVMIGNEEDFTAALGFDVPDTDADLSHLEVDNFQKMIDQVTRSYPNFAVVATTLRTVRTATVNDWGAIGWSAGTGFVTARHRPNLEILDRVGGGDSFASGLIYGLMERGELRVGVELGAAHGALAMTTPGDTSMAGLSEVEALAAGSGARVNR, from the coding sequence ATGACCCTGACCATCCGCCCCGCCGCAGAGTGCCGCTTCGACCTGATCTCCCTCGGTGAGGTGATGCTGCGACTCGACCCCGGTGAAGGCCGGGTTCGCACCGCCCGTACCTTCCGGGTCTGGGAGGGCGGTGGCGAATACAACGTTGCGCGTGGGCTGCGCCGCTGCTTCGGCCTGCGCACCGCTGTCGTCACCGCCCTGGCCGACAACGAGGTCGGCCGGCTCGTCGAGGATCTGATGCTCCAGGGCGGGGTGGACACCTCTCTGATCCACTGGGTGCCGTACGACGGAATCGGCCGCACCGTCCGTAACGGACTCAACTTCACCGAACGTGGCCACGGCGTGCGCGGCGCGGTCGGAACTTCCGACCGAGGACATACCGCGGCCAGCCAGCTACAACCGGATCAAATCGACTGGGATCACCTCTTCGGTACCCTCGGCGTACGCTGGCTGCACACTGGTGGTATCTATGCCGGCCTATCCGAGATCGCGGCCGAGACCGCGGCTGTGGCCATGGCTGCCGCCCGTAGGCACGGCACGATCATCTCCTACGACCTGAACTACCGGCCGAGCCTTTGGCGGGATGTCGGTGGTCAGGACCGCGCTCGGCACGTCAACCAGCGGCTCGCCCGGATGGTCGACGTAATGATTGGAAACGAGGAGGACTTCACAGCCGCGCTCGGCTTCGACGTGCCGGACACCGACGCGGACCTGTCCCACCTGGAGGTGGACAACTTCCAGAAGATGATCGACCAGGTCACCCGGTCGTACCCCAACTTCGCGGTGGTGGCGACCACGCTGCGTACCGTGCGGACCGCCACGGTCAACGACTGGGGAGCCATCGGCTGGTCCGCTGGCACGGGCTTCGTCACCGCTCGGCATCGGCCGAATCTGGAGATTCTGGACCGCGTCGGCGGTGGGGACAGCTTCGCCTCCGGCCTCATCTACGGGCTGATGGAGCGTGGTGAGCTTCGTGTCGGCGTCGAACTCGGCGCCGCACACGGTGCGCTGGCGATGACCACGCCTGGGGACACCTCGATGGCCGGCCTCTCGGAGGTCGAGGCACTGGCGGCGGGCTCCGGCGCTCGGGTGAACCGCTGA
- a CDS encoding heparinase II/III family protein: protein MVPVTGAPAAPPRAPVLPAERGGWWHAYVCPAHGVELEHDGLLDGVFPAGGARCRHGCRIDEPAVRGAWTVLAHQASARRIRALARSPQAADRHLAVDLLTAYARQYAALGAAPHDGAAEWMLRGRLFHQALTEAIWAVSIGQAARALRAIGQPLPTEVTQLLRALGTAAGQARDALVADGRFDSNYTAWLIAAGTACSGRPEWISGRHGMGDHVLAAVRPDGWEWEGSTYYHGFVLRAYLLTLEALPHVPVPGEVRSRLTAMAGVLDTLTTSGGLLPALHDGPYDRPPAQYELDELRELLPLLGAGADQPGPVTVYPATGYAVLRGSGLHAVVDFGPHGGSHGHRDKLALYLYGADTPWQPDPGQVPYAHRGWRQHYASTAAHPTFSVDGLDQAECAGHLLGHDNRSVSVGCDTAYPGVSARRRLTLRDGALVDELTVETDRPRRIAVHLRPDVDLTVRAGAGGSMETVWPGRQTLRGQHTSSTAAVAMCRPGPGPADDPQRVRTWVDWTAVDATTVTFRSIYRMEN, encoded by the coding sequence ATGGTTCCGGTGACCGGCGCACCGGCGGCACCGCCACGCGCGCCGGTACTCCCCGCCGAGCGCGGTGGCTGGTGGCACGCCTACGTCTGCCCCGCGCACGGCGTGGAACTCGAACACGACGGCCTGCTCGACGGTGTCTTCCCAGCGGGCGGCGCCCGTTGCCGGCACGGCTGCCGAATCGACGAGCCAGCGGTTCGAGGGGCCTGGACGGTCCTCGCCCACCAGGCGAGCGCCCGACGGATCCGGGCGCTCGCCCGGTCCCCGCAGGCCGCGGACCGTCACCTGGCGGTCGACCTGCTGACCGCCTACGCCCGGCAGTACGCGGCGCTCGGAGCGGCGCCGCACGACGGTGCCGCCGAGTGGATGCTGCGTGGTCGGCTGTTCCACCAGGCGCTGACCGAGGCCATCTGGGCGGTGAGCATCGGCCAGGCCGCTCGGGCGCTGAGGGCGATCGGGCAGCCCCTGCCCACCGAGGTGACCCAACTGCTGCGGGCGCTCGGCACGGCGGCCGGGCAGGCCCGCGACGCGCTCGTCGCCGACGGCCGGTTCGACTCCAACTACACCGCCTGGCTGATCGCCGCCGGGACGGCCTGCTCCGGCCGTCCGGAATGGATCAGCGGTCGGCACGGCATGGGTGACCACGTGCTCGCGGCGGTCCGACCGGACGGCTGGGAATGGGAGGGTTCCACCTACTACCACGGCTTCGTGCTGCGGGCGTACCTGCTCACCCTGGAAGCGTTGCCGCACGTCCCGGTGCCGGGTGAGGTGCGGTCGCGGCTGACCGCGATGGCCGGGGTGCTGGACACCCTCACTACCTCTGGTGGCCTGCTGCCCGCCCTGCACGACGGCCCCTACGACCGGCCGCCGGCCCAGTACGAGCTGGACGAACTTCGGGAACTGCTGCCGCTGCTCGGTGCCGGTGCAGATCAACCGGGACCGGTGACGGTCTATCCGGCGACCGGCTACGCGGTGCTACGCGGATCGGGGCTGCACGCCGTGGTCGACTTCGGTCCGCACGGCGGTTCACACGGCCACCGGGACAAGTTGGCGCTCTATCTGTACGGCGCCGACACCCCCTGGCAGCCCGACCCCGGTCAGGTGCCGTACGCACATCGGGGCTGGCGGCAGCACTACGCCTCCACCGCCGCCCATCCCACGTTCTCCGTCGACGGGCTCGACCAGGCGGAGTGCGCGGGTCACCTGCTCGGGCACGACAACCGTTCCGTGAGTGTCGGCTGCGACACCGCGTACCCCGGGGTGTCGGCCCGTCGTCGGTTGACCCTCCGCGACGGCGCGCTGGTCGACGAGTTGACTGTGGAGACCGACCGGCCCCGCCGGATCGCCGTCCATCTGAGACCTGACGTCGACCTGACCGTTCGCGCCGGCGCCGGCGGGTCGATGGAGACGGTGTGGCCGGGCCGGCAGACCCTACGGGGCCAGCACACCTCCTCGACCGCCGCGGTGGCGATGTGCCGGCCCGGCCCGGGGCCGGCGGACGACCCGCAACGGGTCCGCACCTGGGTTGACTGGACCGCCGTCGACGCCACCACGGTGACCTTCCGTTCGATCTACCGGATGGAGAACTGA
- a CDS encoding MFS transporter: MKGRTGTEPRRAESASAPGHAPSADQRSWWSPGLRIMVADTFLMGLGFYALVPLLAYHLLHDLGLSIALTGLLAGVRSASQQGMMLWSGMLADRFGHRRAICLGVLLRAAGFAAFGVVDAVPGLVVASVLAGLGGSLFHPASYALYAELTPAPHRTRAYAVREMASNAAFVAGPALGGILAASNFPALCFVAAGLFLLAGAITWFGLRPDRDNAGTPDRMSSLHRLRTVARDRQFRRFVLVSAAAWALFSQLYLAVPVRVGQVLSGTTSLGLVYSVAAIVMVVATVPLTRLAERYLRTGQTLALGTTALAAGLWLLGTLPGPAGVLTGVIVFTLGQVLLLPTLHGTVSRLAPPGAVASYFGANGLVLSLGGLIGNLGGGWLLDLDAGLAQWVPWTVFAAWGLATAAVYLLVLRDRSHRDTTVAASG, translated from the coding sequence GTGAAGGGACGTACCGGCACTGAGCCCCGGCGCGCGGAGTCGGCTTCCGCGCCGGGGCATGCGCCGTCGGCCGACCAGCGCTCCTGGTGGTCACCCGGCCTGCGGATCATGGTGGCCGACACCTTCCTCATGGGCCTCGGCTTCTACGCCCTGGTGCCGCTGCTGGCCTACCACCTCCTGCACGACCTGGGACTCAGCATCGCACTCACCGGTTTGCTCGCCGGAGTACGATCGGCCAGCCAGCAGGGCATGATGCTCTGGTCTGGCATGCTCGCCGACCGGTTTGGCCACCGCCGTGCGATCTGCCTGGGCGTGCTGCTACGCGCCGCCGGCTTCGCCGCGTTCGGTGTCGTCGACGCCGTGCCCGGGCTCGTGGTGGCCTCGGTCCTGGCCGGTCTCGGCGGATCGCTGTTCCACCCCGCCAGCTACGCCCTGTACGCCGAACTGACACCTGCGCCGCACCGCACCCGGGCCTACGCTGTGCGGGAGATGGCCAGCAACGCCGCGTTCGTTGCCGGACCAGCCCTCGGCGGCATCCTGGCCGCCTCCAACTTTCCCGCCCTGTGCTTCGTCGCGGCCGGCCTGTTTCTGCTCGCCGGAGCGATCACCTGGTTCGGGCTGCGCCCGGACCGCGACAATGCCGGCACGCCGGACCGGATGTCGTCCCTGCACCGGCTGCGTACGGTCGCCCGGGACCGCCAGTTCCGGCGGTTTGTCCTGGTCAGTGCCGCGGCGTGGGCCCTGTTCAGTCAGCTCTACCTCGCGGTGCCGGTCCGCGTGGGGCAGGTCCTATCGGGAACGACGTCACTGGGCCTCGTCTACAGCGTCGCGGCCATCGTCATGGTCGTGGCGACCGTTCCGCTGACCCGGCTCGCCGAGCGGTACCTTCGTACCGGCCAGACGCTCGCCCTGGGCACGACTGCGCTCGCGGCCGGCCTGTGGCTACTGGGCACATTGCCAGGACCCGCGGGGGTGCTCACCGGTGTCATCGTGTTCACCCTGGGACAGGTGCTGTTGCTACCGACTCTTCACGGCACCGTCTCGCGACTCGCTCCACCGGGCGCAGTCGCGTCGTATTTCGGCGCCAACGGGTTGGTACTGTCGCTCGGCGGGCTGATCGGCAACCTCGGTGGCGGGTGGCTGCTCGACCTGGATGCGGGCCTCGCGCAGTGGGTGCCGTGGACCGTCTTCGCCGCGTGGGGCCTGGCAACGGCAGCCGTGTATCTGCTTGTGCTGCGCGACCGATCCCATCGGGACACAACCGTCGCCGCGTCCGGATGA
- a CDS encoding heparinase II/III family protein, which translates to MQPLLIGGRLDGLRAALTTTHAAQWRRLYEQCDWYRGQSPPTEHPTASITYFGPAAMNLALAYRLTGQPGYLLEARRWIRIAVSYPHWGKAKLPDHDLDAGWLLHGLSLAYSWLRDELPADEAEALRAKLTLQGERLYSFAVETEGSWWSSSYWQNHNWICYAGLAAAGYVLDKPEWSGRARDNLGTVLDLMPDDGSDSEGVVYWRYGVPWLAIHLDLLQDAEGIDWWRRGGFLQRTFGWRLHQCAPGFEENIDHGDCHDRRSGHSVALYHKFAAVYRDGRARWLADRVAERYFWREAYASGVKPGVMPEAGYELLWYDPSVLAEDPTRTVATTAHFPDLGQVTARTGWHDAAAFVSFKAAPGGGHQAWDSAERFRRDKGWETLNAGHHHPDAGAFVFGAHGAFLAVDDGYCNRKRAAYHNLVLVDGQGWAGEDRYHVYKDLPYERQARLRDVLATDGVVHATAESAAMFDPALGVRQVDRTLVFTPAGRLVILDELAAEQPRGWTFLLHSDWPAELDGDDVVLRSGPAQAHVRRFAPDTAAVSRTTTEIEANPTASTPSLRIVRTLHTVRVEVPPISRTRMLTSIEPTSALAPTPAVAEPVDCADGVGVRFGADGETVLLAPSGRRIDGAAVRAAAAAVILLPAVAGGRARVGVVGATRVEVAGVTVVDSVKPVTGVLPWPA; encoded by the coding sequence ATGCAACCCCTGCTCATCGGCGGCCGCCTCGACGGATTGCGGGCCGCGCTCACCACCACCCACGCCGCTCAGTGGCGACGGCTGTACGAGCAGTGTGACTGGTACCGCGGGCAAAGCCCGCCGACAGAACACCCGACCGCCAGCATCACCTACTTCGGCCCTGCCGCGATGAACCTCGCCCTCGCGTACCGTCTCACCGGGCAACCGGGCTACCTGTTGGAGGCGCGTCGGTGGATCAGGATCGCGGTGTCGTACCCGCACTGGGGCAAGGCGAAGCTGCCCGACCATGACCTCGACGCGGGCTGGCTGCTGCACGGGCTGTCGCTGGCGTACTCGTGGCTGCGGGACGAGCTGCCCGCCGACGAGGCGGAGGCGTTGCGCGCGAAGCTGACGCTCCAGGGCGAACGGCTGTACAGCTTCGCGGTCGAGACCGAGGGCTCCTGGTGGTCGTCGAGTTACTGGCAGAACCACAACTGGATCTGCTATGCGGGCCTCGCCGCCGCGGGCTACGTACTCGACAAGCCGGAGTGGAGCGGCCGGGCCCGGGACAATCTCGGCACCGTGCTGGACCTGATGCCCGACGACGGCTCCGACTCCGAGGGCGTCGTCTACTGGCGCTACGGCGTGCCATGGCTGGCCATCCACCTCGACCTGTTACAGGACGCCGAGGGAATCGACTGGTGGCGGCGGGGCGGTTTCCTGCAGCGGACCTTCGGCTGGCGGCTGCACCAGTGTGCGCCCGGCTTCGAGGAGAACATCGACCACGGCGACTGTCATGACCGCCGCTCCGGGCACAGCGTCGCGCTCTACCACAAGTTCGCCGCCGTCTACCGGGACGGTAGGGCCCGCTGGCTTGCCGACCGGGTCGCTGAGCGTTACTTCTGGCGGGAGGCGTACGCCTCCGGCGTGAAGCCGGGTGTGATGCCGGAGGCCGGCTACGAACTGCTCTGGTACGACCCGAGCGTGCTGGCTGAGGACCCGACCCGCACAGTGGCGACGACCGCCCACTTTCCCGACCTCGGCCAGGTGACCGCCCGGACCGGCTGGCATGACGCCGCCGCCTTCGTCAGCTTCAAGGCAGCACCCGGCGGCGGGCACCAGGCCTGGGACAGCGCCGAGCGGTTCCGTCGTGACAAGGGCTGGGAAACCCTCAATGCCGGGCACCACCATCCCGACGCGGGAGCCTTCGTCTTCGGTGCGCACGGCGCGTTCCTCGCCGTGGACGACGGCTATTGCAACCGGAAACGGGCCGCATACCACAACCTGGTGTTGGTCGACGGGCAGGGCTGGGCGGGGGAGGACCGCTACCACGTCTACAAGGACCTGCCGTACGAGCGCCAGGCCCGGCTGCGGGACGTGCTCGCCACCGACGGCGTCGTGCATGCGACGGCCGAGTCGGCAGCCATGTTCGACCCGGCGCTGGGCGTACGGCAGGTGGACCGGACACTGGTCTTCACACCGGCCGGTCGGTTGGTCATCCTCGACGAACTCGCCGCCGAACAGCCCCGCGGGTGGACCTTCCTGCTGCACTCGGACTGGCCGGCCGAGCTCGACGGAGATGACGTCGTGCTGCGCTCCGGGCCCGCCCAGGCGCATGTACGCAGGTTCGCCCCGGACACCGCCGCGGTCAGCCGGACGACGACGGAGATCGAGGCCAACCCCACCGCCAGCACCCCGAGCCTGCGCATCGTGCGTACCCTGCACACGGTCCGGGTCGAGGTGCCGCCGATCTCCCGTACCCGGATGCTGACCAGCATCGAACCGACTTCGGCGCTGGCACCCACCCCTGCCGTCGCCGAGCCGGTGGACTGCGCCGACGGGGTCGGGGTGCGGTTCGGTGCCGACGGGGAAACCGTACTGCTGGCACCGAGCGGTCGGCGGATCGACGGCGCGGCGGTGCGGGCCGCCGCCGCCGCCGTGATCCTTCTGCCGGCCGTCGCCGGCGGCCGGGCACGGGTTGGTGTGGTCGGCGCGACCCGGGTCGAGGTGGCGGGCGTTACCGTGGTCGACAGCGTCAAGCCGGTGACCGGGGTGCTGCCGTGGCCAGCCTGA
- a CDS encoding class I SAM-dependent methyltransferase, which produces MSENHYERARMNGDEYHDSGEFLDLLSLDAWQALRDPVRSALAGAAPQAGPIVDLGAGSGLGTLLIAEVLPAARILAVEPSAVQRAALLCRLGPIPELRERVTVMAAAAQDAPLPDRIGGAVAMNMIGHLAPPARRELWGRLRDRLADNAPLVVNAQPPAEPTEIPEAEFVRVRVGDHTYLGSGAAQPDGPDTLRWRMRYQVLDHDGQPVREVTAAYRWHVVSPEAIIAELSAAGLDAVTGPMDVVRAVAR; this is translated from the coding sequence ATGAGCGAGAACCACTACGAGAGGGCACGGATGAACGGCGACGAATACCACGACTCGGGCGAGTTCCTCGACCTGCTCAGTCTCGACGCGTGGCAGGCACTGCGGGATCCGGTACGGTCCGCGTTGGCCGGCGCCGCACCGCAGGCGGGCCCCATTGTGGACCTCGGAGCGGGCAGCGGGCTCGGCACCCTGCTGATCGCCGAGGTGTTGCCGGCCGCGCGGATCCTGGCGGTCGAGCCGTCGGCCGTCCAGCGCGCGGCCCTGCTCTGCCGACTCGGCCCCATCCCCGAGCTGCGGGAGCGGGTCACGGTGATGGCCGCCGCAGCGCAGGACGCCCCCCTGCCGGACCGGATCGGCGGCGCGGTCGCGATGAACATGATCGGGCATCTGGCACCGCCCGCCCGACGCGAGTTGTGGGGGCGACTGCGCGACCGACTCGCCGACAATGCGCCCCTCGTGGTCAACGCACAACCGCCGGCAGAGCCGACGGAGATTCCGGAGGCGGAGTTCGTGAGGGTGCGGGTGGGCGACCACACCTACCTGGGCAGCGGAGCGGCACAGCCGGACGGACCGGACACTCTGCGGTGGCGGATGCGCTACCAGGTGCTCGACCATGACGGCCAACCGGTACGTGAGGTCACTGCCGCCTACAGATGGCATGTCGTGTCACCGGAGGCGATCATCGCCGAACTGTCCGCAGCCGGTCTCGACGCGGTCACCGGCCCAATGGACGTGGTACGCGCGGTAGCGCGCTGA
- a CDS encoding SDR family oxidoreductase produces the protein MTLDLTGRRALVTGAGHGIGAAIAVALARAGADVAVHHGHSAGPAAEVAAAIEALGRKSVVRQADLTRTEEVTDLLDEVTGFLGGLEILVCNAGGMVGRSPVAEMTDEHYAQVVDLNLGSTFRTVRAAIPHLRAAGTAGRVITMSSLAAQNGGGAGSAVYAAAKAGVRGLTKGLAKEMASTGTTVNAVAPGFIGGTAFHDTFTPAKTQEAIIAGVPLGRGGRPEDVAAAVVWLASDAAGYVTGATIDIDGGAWFR, from the coding sequence ATGACTCTCGACCTGACCGGACGCCGCGCGCTCGTCACCGGCGCCGGCCACGGTATCGGTGCCGCCATCGCCGTGGCGCTGGCCCGGGCCGGGGCGGACGTCGCCGTCCACCACGGACACTCTGCCGGGCCTGCCGCCGAGGTGGCGGCGGCCATCGAGGCACTGGGCCGTAAGAGTGTCGTCCGGCAGGCCGACCTCACGCGCACCGAGGAGGTGACCGACCTACTCGACGAGGTCACCGGCTTCCTCGGCGGCCTGGAAATCTTGGTGTGCAACGCCGGGGGCATGGTCGGCCGCAGCCCGGTGGCGGAGATGACCGACGAGCACTACGCCCAGGTGGTCGACCTGAACCTGGGCAGCACCTTCCGTACCGTCCGGGCGGCGATCCCGCACCTGCGTGCCGCCGGGACCGCCGGCCGCGTCATCACCATGTCGTCGCTGGCCGCGCAGAACGGCGGTGGCGCCGGATCGGCGGTCTACGCGGCGGCGAAGGCTGGCGTACGTGGCCTGACTAAGGGACTCGCCAAGGAAATGGCCAGCACCGGTACGACCGTGAACGCGGTCGCACCGGGCTTCATTGGCGGCACCGCCTTTCACGACACCTTCACCCCGGCGAAGACGCAGGAGGCGATCATCGCCGGGGTGCCGCTGGGGCGAGGTGGTCGGCCGGAGGACGTCGCCGCCGCGGTCGTGTGGCTGGCTTCCGATGCCGCCGGCTACGTCACCGGTGCCACCATCGACATCGACGGTGGCGCATGGTTCCGGTGA
- a CDS encoding sugar ABC transporter permease — protein MSVASASRAPRPPRRRRRLGAERRRAAYLMLAPSVIHLIWWIGIPVVATFGLAFTNYDVIAGTVEWAGLDNFREIFADDIWNLSIWHTVVFTFFTVPVAMAIAVIIAVLLNQRIKALAWYRAAFFMPHITATVAIALVWMWMFEPNLGLFNLLLDWVGVNGPAWLSDPDWAMPAVILVSIWKGIGLKMLIYLAALQNIPHDLYEAADIDGASSVRKFFAITLPLLKPATFFVFIVSMIDAFQVFDQVYVLTPDGGPANSTTVMTYEIYRTAFGEFDISAACAQSVVLFAFLLVLTVIGRRLTGKDGDEA, from the coding sequence GTGAGCGTGGCGTCCGCGAGTCGGGCGCCACGCCCGCCCCGCCGTCGCCGAAGGCTCGGTGCCGAACGTCGCCGTGCGGCGTACCTGATGCTGGCCCCATCGGTCATCCACCTGATCTGGTGGATCGGCATTCCGGTGGTGGCCACGTTCGGCCTGGCCTTCACCAACTACGACGTCATCGCCGGCACCGTCGAGTGGGCCGGCCTGGACAACTTCCGCGAGATCTTCGCCGACGACATCTGGAACCTGTCGATCTGGCACACCGTTGTCTTCACCTTCTTCACCGTGCCGGTGGCGATGGCGATCGCAGTGATCATCGCGGTGCTGCTCAACCAACGGATCAAGGCGCTGGCCTGGTACCGTGCGGCGTTCTTCATGCCACACATCACCGCCACCGTCGCGATCGCGCTGGTCTGGATGTGGATGTTCGAGCCCAACCTCGGGCTGTTCAACCTTCTTCTGGACTGGGTGGGAGTGAACGGGCCGGCCTGGCTGTCGGACCCCGACTGGGCGATGCCGGCGGTGATCCTGGTCAGCATCTGGAAAGGCATCGGTCTGAAGATGCTGATCTACCTGGCCGCTCTACAGAACATTCCGCACGACCTGTACGAGGCAGCGGACATCGACGGCGCCTCTAGCGTTCGCAAGTTCTTCGCGATCACCCTGCCGCTGCTGAAACCCGCCACGTTCTTCGTCTTCATCGTCTCGATGATCGACGCGTTCCAGGTCTTCGACCAGGTGTACGTGCTGACTCCCGACGGCGGCCCGGCGAACTCGACGACCGTGATGACGTACGAGATCTACCGGACCGCGTTCGGTGAGTTCGACATCTCGGCGGCCTGCGCGCAGAGCGTGGTGCTCTTCGCCTTCCTGCTCGTCCTGACGGTGATCGGCCGTCGACTGACCGGGAAGGACGGCGATGAAGCGTAA
- a CDS encoding GNAT family protein yields the protein MALKLRPLALDDTAAVHDWARLPESCRYQMWGPNTYEQTQAHVQAAVAAGPDRLVFAVLLNEEVVGSAELRLHGRSTGEIAYVVHPRRWGQGIATDAARKLVRMGFEQHRRHRIFATCDPRNLASAAVLRKIGMRYEGRMRGTAYVRDGWRDSDLYAVLASD from the coding sequence ATGGCGCTCAAGCTCCGCCCCCTCGCGCTCGACGACACCGCCGCCGTCCACGACTGGGCCCGCCTGCCGGAGTCGTGCCGCTACCAGATGTGGGGGCCCAATACGTACGAGCAGACTCAGGCACACGTACAGGCCGCGGTGGCGGCAGGGCCAGACCGCCTCGTTTTCGCGGTTCTCCTCAATGAGGAGGTTGTGGGTAGCGCCGAGTTGAGGCTGCACGGCCGCAGCACCGGGGAGATCGCGTACGTGGTGCATCCACGACGCTGGGGACAGGGCATAGCCACCGACGCGGCACGCAAGCTCGTGCGGATGGGCTTCGAGCAGCACCGACGCCACCGCATCTTTGCTACCTGCGATCCACGCAACCTTGCCTCGGCCGCCGTGCTTCGCAAGATCGGCATGCGGTACGAAGGGCGGATGCGCGGCACCGCGTACGTTCGTGACGGTTGGCGTGACTCTGACCTGTACGCGGTTCTTGCTTCCGATTGA